The following is a genomic window from Rhodothermales bacterium.
ATACAGCGTAAAAGTACCGCTCGCCCGGCTGCAATCCGGTCACGCGGACGTGGTGCTTCCGGGTGGCGTCCGCCTCGGTGGCGGTGAAGCGGAGGAGGTCTTTTTCCGTGTCGTAGCGGACCTCGCCGGCGTATTCCTCCAGCGTCCGCCAGGCCACCTCGAAGGTCGTGCCGGTCGGGTTCTGGATGTAGGGCGCCCGAAATTCGCGCACCGGGTAGGAGACGGTCGTCTGGCCCGGTCCGTCGTACACGAGCCGTTCGGCGGAAACCGAGACGCTGTCGTAATACGCGCCGCTGTTCGCGTAGGAAAGCATGCCGATCTTGCCGGCCGCGTAGGTGGTGTCGATGGCGCTCAGGATACGCACGCCGTTGATGTAGGCGACGATCGTGTCGCCGCGGACGTCGGCCGTGAGCGAGAAATAGCCGGAGGGGTAGGCCTGGGATACCTTGTTTTCGGCCAGGATATAGGGCTCGCCGTCCACGAACTTCTGGAGGCGCTGGAGGGGAGTGTTGAACGGTGTGCCGGCGCTATCGCGTCCGGACCAGGCCGGGTCGTTCATCAGTAGGAGGCGGTAGTAGTTGCGCGCGTCCTGGTAGCGAAAGATGATGCCGATGCCGTCGTTGTCGGCCGAGCGGGCGAGGGCGTTGAAGCTGTAGTCCTGCCAGGCGGGGTTGCCGGCCGTGATATGGGTGCCGAGGTGGTATTTTGTCTCCAGATCGACGAGTCCATACGACCAGATGTTGGATTTTTGCACGAGCACCCCGTTTTCCACCACCCACTCGCTCGGGCCACTCTGGGGCTCGGGGTCATTCGAGATCGTCCAGCCGGCGAAATTGCCATCTTCGAAGCCGTCGAGGAAGGGAAGCGATTGTCCTCTGGCCGGCGCAGAAAAAAAGAGGCAAGTGAGGAAAGTGATTCCGATCTTCTGCAACGAGAGGAGAGGAGCGATGGGCATGGTTCTATCTGTTCTCAACACAAAAGACCCTCCAGATGGCCTGAATGAGCCGCCGTGGAAGGCCGGCGGTATCGCACGAACGACCAATATAGCACATGAATCTGGTTCAACTGTCGCAGCGGATCCGCGTTCTGCGAACACTTCGCGGATACACGCTCGAACAAGTCTCCGAGCTGACCGGGCTGACGCGCGGCGTCCTGTCCAAGGTGGAGAATTTTCGCGTGACGCCGTCGATCGCGACACTGGCCAAGATCGTCGATGCCCTGGGCGTCACGATGTCCGAGCTCTTCGAGGGCCTGGACGCGCGCCCGGAGATGATCATCGTGCGCAAGGACGAGCGGCAGGTGGTGGAGCGGGATCGTCCCGACTCCAACATCGTCTACCACGCGCTCGCCCATAAGCGCCCGAACAAAGTCATGGAACCCTTCCTGCTCGAGGTACCCCCCGGCGAGGCGCGGCGGCAAAAGCTCGCGCACGAAGGCGAGGAATTTCTCATGGTGCTCGAGGGAACGGTGGATTATGAATACGGGGAGCAGCGCTTCCGGCTCGAGGCCGGCGACTGCCTATACGAAGACGGCACCACCGAACACACCCTCAATAACCCCACCGATCAGGTAGCCCGGGTGCTATGTATCTACGGGAATGGGTGATTGGTTGGCAGGTTGCAGGTTGGCAGGCTTGTCCTGAGGGACGGCGGCGACAGCCGGCGGACTCGAAGGATCTACAGGTTGGCAGGCTACAGGCTCTCCACCCAAAACAAGAACCTGTTACCTGGAACTTGTCAACCCGCAACCAATCCGCTGTTGCATGAAAGGAAACATATTCATAATCTGAGAAACATAGAAAAGCCGTAGTATGGCGCCGGCCAACAGGGGATGCCTTCCGATTTGTGCGTTTCCTGTTGGGATTCCAGGTTTAACGATCGCGTAACGAGTCCGTGAGTGCGTAGCGCGATCTTCCCCAGTGTGCCGGGCGCCCCGTGGGATGCCGGCGCTAGTCCACCACCAGCCTTCAGATCGCGTACCCTGCTTTTGATCTGAAAGCTCGTACTCGTAGCCATTTTCTGAGCATGGTCTCGATTCGTACTGCCATCATCCTCCTTGCCCTGTCTCTGACACTGTGCCTGGTATGGGCCGCGCCTGAGGCACTTGCTCAGTCGACCGGGAAAATTTCCGGGCAGGTCCTCGACGCCGCCACAGGCGAGTCGCTGCCGGGCGTGAACGTCTTTTTGGAGGAGAATACCTACCTCGGCACCGTCACCGACGCGGACGGCAAGTACTTCCTGCTGAGCGTTCCGCCGGGCAACTACACCCTGGTGATGTCCTTCGTTGGTTTTTCAACGTTGAAGACGGCGGCCGTGCAGGTCTTTTCGGGTCGCACCACGACGGTGGACGGCCGCCTCGCCGAGGAAGTGTTTCAGGGGGAGGAGATCATCGTGAGCGCGGATCGCCCGATCGTGATTCGGGACCGGACGACGACGGTATCGTTTGTATCCCGCGAAACCATCGAGAGCCTGCCGGTGACCGAGGTGAGCGACCTGGTGCGGTTTCAGCCGGGTGTCGTGACCAACGCAGACGGCGGGTTTAACTTCCGCGGCGGCCGGCAGCGCGAGACGGCGTACATCGTGGACGGCATTCCGGTGCAGGACGTATTTAACCAGGGCGGCGGCAACACGGTCGACCTCGAGGTCCAATCCATCCAGGAACTGCAGGTCTTTACGGGCACGTTCGACGCCGAGCTCGGCGGCGCCCAGTCCGGCGTGGTCAGCCTCACCACCCGCGACCCCGGCCAGAAGCTCGAAGGCAACCTCAAGGTGCAGGGCAGCGGCTTCTTCGCGAACGACAACGGCGTCTTCATCGGCACCGAGACCTTCGATCCCATCGAGAGCAAGGACGTGTCGCTGACGCTCAGTGGGCCGATCATCAAGAAATTCGACCGCCTGGGCTTTTTCCTCACGAGCCGGTACGAAGATCGGGTGGGCCACCTGAAAGGCATCGAGCAGTTCCTCCCGGAAGACGGTTTCGAGATCGAGACCTACCGCCGCTGGTACCGCGACCTGTTCCAGCCGGACGATACGCGGCTCATCACGCTGGATACGGCGCGGACGCCCAACGGTAGCCCGATCCTCGGCCGCGACGGTAATCCGATCACGTTTGGTTCGGGCAATGGCTCGGTAGTGGAGATGGATTGGCGACGCTCCTTTACATTTAACCCGAAGTTTGTATTCCGGCCGACGTCCCGTTCATCGTTCACGGTTGGCGGCATCTACAACCAGTCCGAAAGCCAGGGGTATAACAATGCCTCGCGGTTCGCGCCGGCCGGCCAGGACCACAACTTCTTTACGTCGTGGACGGGTATCGCCAGCTACAGGCAGGCCATTGGCAACAACAAGGTGATCAACCTGCGCGGCTCGTATAAATTCGGCGAGTCCGAAAGCCGCGCGTTCGATTCGATCGACGACCCGCGCCTCCAGTTCATCAGCGCCGCCGACGACGTCACCGGGTTTTCCCTTGGCGGCACCGACGTGACCGAGTTTCGGCGCACGGAGGAGCAGATCATCGCTTCGGGGGACTTCACGTGGCAGGTCAACGACCGGAACGAATTCAAGGCCGGCGCCCAGTTTCGCCAGAATACCTTCCTCATCGAGGACCTCGACCGGAGCTGGGTCTTCCGCGACAACACGGACTCCCTATTTATCAACCTGCCCTACCCCTCGGCCAACAACTTCCCGAACTTCGAGGACTACTTCGACGCCGTCTCCGCCCTGACGCCTGTTCTCGTGCCCGAGCTAGAGCGGTTTGCCGTGAACGACCGATTCGACCAGTCGCCCATCGAGCTGGCCGTGTTCGTGCAGGATAAGCTCGAGTTCGACTCCCGCCTCGTCGTCAAGGCCGGCACCCGCTTCGAGTACTTCGACGTCCGCGAGCGGCGGATCATCGACCCGCGAACCCCTACCGATCGCCTCGGCCGGGAGGACAACTTCGAGGACACGGACGCCAAATTCTACATCAGCCCCCGCCTGGGCATCTCCTACCCCATCTCCACGCGTGGCGCCTTCCGCGTGGCGTACGGGCACTTCGTGCAGATGCCGGCCTATCTGGAGATCTTCAAAAACCCGGTGTTCGAAGGCATCAACGTCGGCCGGCTCGAGAACCGGCAGGTGGGTAATCCGGATCTGCAGCCCGAGCGCACCATCAAGTACGAGATGGGCCTCCAGCAGCAGCTGACCGATTTCATCGGCGTGGACATCAACCTGTTCTACTCGAATATCCGCAACCTGCTCGGCACCGAGCTGCTCTCCACGCTCGACAACGTCCAGTACATTCGGACCGTCAACCGGGACTACGGGCTCGTCCGCGGCGGCACGTTCTCGATCGTGACGCGCCCCGTGGGCATGCTGCTCGGCACGTCGTTCGACGTCACCTACTCCGACGCCCGCGGCAGCTCGTCGAACCCGAACGATGTCGCGAACGTCGTCATCGCCGGCCGCTCGGGCGAGATCGGCGAGTTGTTCATCGACCGCCAGATCATCTCGCTGGACTGGGACCAGACGCTGACGGCGAACCTGTCGGCCACGGTCGGCCAGTCCGGAAACTGGAACATCGGCTTCATCAGCCAACTCGCCACCGGCCAGCCGTATTCGCCGGCGTTCCTGAACCCGAACCTGGATTTCCCGGATAACGAGTTTCTGAATGCCGAGCGGAAGCCGTACCTCTTTACGCTCGATCTCAGCGCCGAGAAGCGCATCGATGTCGGCCCGATCTCGTACGGCATCCGCCTGCAGGTCGAAAACGTTTTCAACCACCTGAACGAGCGGTTCGTGGACGGCATTTCCGGCCGCGCCGGCCAGATCGTTCGGCTCCCTGTCGTCCAGGCGGATCGGAATCGGGTCAACGAATTTGTCGGTCTGTTCGATCGCGCGCAGGACGACAACAATCCCCAGTGGTACTCCACGCCCCGGCTGGTCCGCCTGGCTGTGACGGTTGATTTTTGATGTCGGCGATGAACCTCCACGCCGCGGATCGGAACGGCGGCGCGACGGTCCGTAGGTCCGCGCCATGGCGTGGACCTACGGATGCGCATAACGAAGCAAATTGCCATTACCTATTCTACATGAAGACCAACGTTGTAACCCTGGGGCTCGTGATACTGGTGTGGGGCCTGGCCTCGGCCGGCGCCCACGGGCAGTCTAAAAACGCCCTGCGTGAGGAGCGCGTGGCGGTCGACCGTCAAGAAGCGGTCGAGGAGACCATCCAGAAGATGGAGGATGCCGGCAAAAAACGCGGCCGGCGCGACGCCACCACGCAGGCGGTGGTCGATCTCTCCCTGCGCAACTTCGTGCGTGGCGGCCTGGCGTCGGGCAACCTCATCCAGGTGCCCTACGTCACGAACGTGAACATCTCCGCTGGCTACTGGGGAGGCACCATCTCCCCGAATCGCATCACCTGGCCGAAAGGCTCGGGTGTTGAATATGGCCACACGATGAGCTTCATCGCCGCCGGCGAGGTCATCAACGATGCCGGCGACACCCTCCGCATCATCACCGATAGCTACAACCGCAGCGGCGGCGATACCCATCCGAGCGGCAGCCACAAGTTCTTTTTTACAGCCCTACCGGGATACTACAACATGCGGGGGGATCCCTCGACTCGGAACCGACTCAACGACAACGCCGACGACCGCCGCCGGCTCGAAGACGCCGGGTTCTACTTCATCGGAGGCCTCAACGAAGACGCGAATCGGAACGGCGCGCTCGACGACGGGGAGGACTTGAACAACAACGGTCAATTGGATTCCGAGCTCATCAACTTCCTGGAGTACACGTCGCAGTCCAACCTGCCCGAGACCTGGCCGGCGTTCTGGCCGCCCCAGTCCTACCCTGGCGATGATCGCCAGCCGGGCGACATCCGACCGGGCATTCGCGCCGGCCGCTGGAACGGCGCCTTTGGTTCGTTCGTCCGGGCCGACCAGGAATCCTATTACCTCGTGGACGACCGAGACAACGACGAATTCCCCTACTACCCATTCCTCAACCCCGCCACCGGGCAGCCCGATACCCGCGGCTGGGCGGACGGCGGCCGGCGTGGCCTCGGCGTCGAGGTGAAGGTCCGCCAGTACCAGTGGGCCAGCATCCTCGCCGAAGACATCTACATCACCACGTTCGACGTGGAGAACGTCTCCCGCAAGGACATCCCGCGGGCGATCATCGCGATGCTGGTCGATTACGACATTGCCGACCAGACGGGAGACAACCAGGCGCTGTTCGACACGGAGGACGACATCACCTACCAGTGGCTCAAGCGGGATCTGGTGATCAACGGGTTTAAAGTCGGATATGCCGGCGTGGGCTTCCTCGAAAGCCCTGGCATCGCCGACGACGGCATCGATAACGACGAAGACGGCCTGCGCGACGAAAGCCGCGAAAACGGCATCGATGACGACGGCGACTGGAGGCCCTGGCAGGATATCAACGGCAACGGCATCTACGACAACGAGGATCTGAACAACAACTTTATCCTCGACGCCGGCGAAGACCTGGATGGCGACGGCTCCCTGACCATCGAGCCGCTGAACGACGACACCGGCTCGGACGGCGTGGGCCCCGAGAACGAGGACTACCCGGGCCCCGACCCGGATGGCACCGAAGCCAACGGCTTCGCGGACCCGGGCGAGCCTAACTTCGAATTCACCGACAACGACGAGATCGACCAGATCGGCCTTACGAATATGGTCATCCGCACGCCGTCGGACTTCGACCGCGACCTCGACGACGACGCCCTCTTCTGGCGCGAATACATCCAGCCCGTCGACGAAACCCAGTTTATCGTCCCCACCGAAACGGCGGATGTGATCTACGTCTACAGCTCGGGCTACTCGACCATCGACCAGGGTCTCACGCAGCGGTTCTCCCTCGCGTTTTTCTGCGGGAACGACTTCCAGGATATGCTCCGCAATAAGCGGACGATGCAGAACATCTATGACGCGGATTACAACTTCGCCCGCCCGCCCCGCACGCCGTTCCTGACCGCCGTCCCCGGCGATAAGAAGGTGACGCTCGTGTGGGACCAGAGCGCCGAGTCCTCCCGCGACCCGATCTACGGGTTCGACTTCGAGTTGTACAAGATTTACCGCTCCACCGACCCCGAATTCAACGACATCAAAACCATCACCGACGCTTTCGGCAACCCGCTCCTGTGGGAGCCCCTGTTGAGCGCTACCGGCAACAAGGTCCAGTACGATCTGAAAAACGGACTTTTCGGCGCGCACCCCGTGCCGGTGGGCGACTTCGGGGTGTCCTACGACATGGGTACCGACAGCGGGCTGAAATACAGCTTCGTCGACTCCACCGTCGACAACGGGCGGACGTACTACTACGCCGTCGTGACCGTCGATCAGGGCTACGAGGACTCCTTCTTCGAGCGCAGCATCTCGAAATTCGAATCGCTCGCCGAACTCTCGCCCACCGAAAGCTCCAAGATCATCGAAGTCGATGCCTTCGACCGGCCGACCAACGTCGACCGCAACGCGGCGGTGGTCGTGCCTCAGCCGCGAGCGCTCGGGTTCATCGAGCCGTCGCTGACGGACGGGCGGGTGCAGCGCGCCGGCGGCAACGCCAGCGGCAGCCTGAATGTCGAGTTCTTGATCCCGGATGTCGCGAACAGCCAGGGGTACGAATACGCCTTCACGTTCACCGACGACGGGAGTTATGCGGCGATCGACCCGATCTTCCTCAAGAATGGGCTCACGTCCGGGTGGGTGCTGCGTAATACGACGACGGGCGATACGCTGGCCACGAGTCCGGTTGATACCCGCGGAGATGCCCTCTTTACAACCGACGTTTTGAATGCCCGGATCTATGACGGGATGAAATTTACCGTCACGGCGCCCGCCGCGCCGGAGGTGGTGACAAGCGGCTGGCTGGAGAATGGGACGAATCCGCGAGGCACGCCCACCCCGCGCGCCTCGTTGACCAACGTGGTGCCCGACGGGGGCGACGCGGTGCCGCTGGACTACGAAATTCGGATTTCGAGCCTCGGCGCGGACACCTCGAACTCGCTTTCGCCGAGGAGCCGCGTCCAGACCAACTTCAGCGTCTGGGACGTAACGGATATCAATAACCCGCGCAAGGTCCCGTTCCAGCTTAGCGAACTGGCGCAGCCGCTCCTGCCGGCGGATAGCGTGGCGGGGATACTGACGCCGGGCGATGTCGTCAGCGTCCGCGTGCTGGGCGTACCGCTTTCCGGCTATACGTTTTACGCGCGGTCAACCTGGCAATTCCGAATCGGCCTGTCGCCCTCGTCCCAGGATGCCATGAATAACGTGCGGCTCAACGCCAATACCCTGTACGACTCACTGGCCGCCCTCGATATCCGCGGGATGGGCCGGCTCCCGTATGGCCCGGATCTGGAGACCCTCGAGATCGACAACTTCCTGCGTGAGATCAATGTCTGGTATGACGAAACACGCGATTCGCTGGCCGCGTTGCCGAGCCTGAGCGTGCTCATCCTGGCGAACCCGACGCCGGCCCAGGCGCTTTCGCTGCTCGATGCCATAACAAAGGCAGAAATGCCGGTTGCCGGCGATATCGCGCTGCTCGAGACGTCCAAGCCGTTCGATCGGGAC
Proteins encoded in this region:
- a CDS encoding XRE family transcriptional regulator — translated: MNLVQLSQRIRVLRTLRGYTLEQVSELTGLTRGVLSKVENFRVTPSIATLAKIVDALGVTMSELFEGLDARPEMIIVRKDERQVVERDRPDSNIVYHALAHKRPNKVMEPFLLEVPPGEARRQKLAHEGEEFLMVLEGTVDYEYGEQRFRLEAGDCLYEDGTTEHTLNNPTDQVARVLCIYGNG
- a CDS encoding TonB-dependent receptor; the protein is MVSIRTAIILLALSLTLCLVWAAPEALAQSTGKISGQVLDAATGESLPGVNVFLEENTYLGTVTDADGKYFLLSVPPGNYTLVMSFVGFSTLKTAAVQVFSGRTTTVDGRLAEEVFQGEEIIVSADRPIVIRDRTTTVSFVSRETIESLPVTEVSDLVRFQPGVVTNADGGFNFRGGRQRETAYIVDGIPVQDVFNQGGGNTVDLEVQSIQELQVFTGTFDAELGGAQSGVVSLTTRDPGQKLEGNLKVQGSGFFANDNGVFIGTETFDPIESKDVSLTLSGPIIKKFDRLGFFLTSRYEDRVGHLKGIEQFLPEDGFEIETYRRWYRDLFQPDDTRLITLDTARTPNGSPILGRDGNPITFGSGNGSVVEMDWRRSFTFNPKFVFRPTSRSSFTVGGIYNQSESQGYNNASRFAPAGQDHNFFTSWTGIASYRQAIGNNKVINLRGSYKFGESESRAFDSIDDPRLQFISAADDVTGFSLGGTDVTEFRRTEEQIIASGDFTWQVNDRNEFKAGAQFRQNTFLIEDLDRSWVFRDNTDSLFINLPYPSANNFPNFEDYFDAVSALTPVLVPELERFAVNDRFDQSPIELAVFVQDKLEFDSRLVVKAGTRFEYFDVRERRIIDPRTPTDRLGREDNFEDTDAKFYISPRLGISYPISTRGAFRVAYGHFVQMPAYLEIFKNPVFEGINVGRLENRQVGNPDLQPERTIKYEMGLQQQLTDFIGVDINLFYSNIRNLLGTELLSTLDNVQYIRTVNRDYGLVRGGTFSIVTRPVGMLLGTSFDVTYSDARGSSSNPNDVANVVIAGRSGEIGELFIDRQIISLDWDQTLTANLSATVGQSGNWNIGFISQLATGQPYSPAFLNPNLDFPDNEFLNAERKPYLFTLDLSAEKRIDVGPISYGIRLQVENVFNHLNERFVDGISGRAGQIVRLPVVQADRNRVNEFVGLFDRAQDDNNPQWYSTPRLVRLAVTVDF